The genomic interval ATTTTTACATTCCACAAAAACCCTTTCATGCTTGTTCACATTCATATTTTGCAAGTTCATATGCACTTTTTCATGTAGGTCTCAACTCCAaatgttcttcatttcaagggATAAGGAAATCCATATTTGGAGTACTTACGCACTTGTATTTCTCATACAGTGGCTGGCGTATATTTTGCTGAAAGAATCAATAGAATATTGAGCAAAAACTGGAAGAATTTCGCCACCCAGAACTATTTTGATCCAAATGGAGTTTTCCTATCAGCACTCTGGTCTGGGCCACTGCTTGTAATTTCAATGATAATCCTGGCAAGTGCTTGCTAAAACTGGAATgacttattttctttcatttttttgtcGTCGAGTTTTCCGCGTTAAGAACACTTAACTGAACCCTCATTTCTGTATGACAGATAAACACGCTCTTTACGTTATGCTTTCTAGTAGTCAGATGGAAGAGAGCTGAGCTTCGACATCGTGCGAGACTTTCACAGAGTAAAGAAGATTGACCCGAAAAGAGGAGTTTTTAGCTTTGATGTCTTTTGCTGGTAGCTTGTAGCTGTGTATCCTATCCTTCACGGAGATCGTTGGACTGATACGAGTACAATGCAAGGAGTGAGGAGAGGTTTTGgttactcttttttttcttatttattgaCTAGAATATCCATAGATATTATTGTGATCAACTTTATACAACATTGGCTCACTTTATGCAGCTTGAATTTCATCAGTGAGTAATATTTTTAGTCATTACTGATTTCATTCGCCGAAGATTCGATATCGTATAaaaggaagggaaaaaaaaaaagcttttctCCAATCTCTTGAAAATGTAGATGGCATCCTGAAAATATTGATGTTATTACCTATGACAGATTCAAATAATATATGTTGTTACAAGATAGCTCACCTCTGTTTAAACTTGTTTCATTTGGGGTTGGTTCAAAGGAAGCTACAAACGCAATATTATTGCTATAGATTTGGCATGTTGGACTATTATTAGTGTTCAAATTTTTCGTAGTTTTGCCGGATTTTGCATTTTAAAATCCGACATATTATTATCTAAAACTTTAAAACTCGTTAGATCTTTCTACTGAGGAGATAATAGCAGAAATATAGTctaatcaattaataaattaatattaactaGTCATTACTATTGATGTTaactaattacaaatataaGTGGGGTTTTCTAAAATAGCAAAATAAGGGAAATTTTTTATACAATACAGTAAAATTTAATCATCTTCTCTCTTCACCTATGAAATACATATACAGATACGATTACACGATACAGATACGATCGGATATGACAATTCGATATGGATACGTGTAAggatatgtcattttttttaatatatatatatttctaaaaaatgaggatactgaagatatatttttttttcttaaaaaaatctaggatatagataaatttagcatacaagttaataacaatagcacaaatagaatataaacactgaaatacaatacaaagaaaaaaacatctaagatgttgaagtacaatagataataaaatgcaatagaaaagtgactcatattacaaagaagattagagagagaagtatgaagataaacgaagaatttcttcattaaattgttgaagatgaagattagatgattttagagtttggtcttttatttattttttttcttttagttttggactcgagtagtgaggtttttaaataagttgcctagttttagattgggaaagattagatgagttgcttgtctttttttctttaaaaaaaggtaCGCGtcgaaatagatacgtcaaatcgcgtgtcaaaTACGTATCTGGGTAGTATTTGGAAATATCGGTATCCATTACGTGTCTGATACAGATTCTTTGCCTTAcatgaagtatttgtgcttcataACTTTgtgcctagttttagattgggaaagattagatgagttacttgttttttttctttaagaaaaggTACACGtggaaatagatacgtcaaatcagATGCATATCTGGGAAGTATCTGAAAATATCGGTATTCATTACTTGtctgattctttgcctcacatgaaatatctgtgcttcatagctcttcatcatctttcccatttttctttcctcttcttcttccccttcttcTTTCCCAAGTATTggtgttataatttatttatccaTGAAGTGAGATGCTAGATTTGAGTTTAGTTGCTTTTAGATAGTTGTGATAGATAttgttatcaatgtctatcatagatagacgctgataaaagtctatcagatgttgatagaagtctattggtgtctatcagtgatagaaacttgtaaaaatttatcattgatagaggctGGTATAAGTCTATCAACGTCAATGATAGTAACTGAAAAAAGTCTATAATTCATACtatagtgatagaaactaataataAGTCACTATAACGTCTATCAGTGTTCTCTTTTatcatttatataaatagtatgacatttttttttatcggtaaaagttt from Benincasa hispida cultivar B227 chromosome 10, ASM972705v1, whole genome shotgun sequence carries:
- the LOC120087863 gene encoding transmembrane protein 18, with product MEELRSAMEEHMDQMADLIQKISSELRSGIRPAVDNFVGFFHAIDWKEPWLMGLLGFHGLLLIITIFTRKRTNFQMFLFLLALAGVYFAERINRILSKNWKNFATQNYFDPNGVFLSALWSGPLLVISMIILINTLFTLCFLVVRWKRAELRHRARLSQSKED